A portion of the Pomacea canaliculata isolate SZHN2017 linkage group LG13, ASM307304v1, whole genome shotgun sequence genome contains these proteins:
- the LOC112554390 gene encoding HAUS augmin-like complex subunit 1 → MDINMKYREVQGWLDQLFAGSRVPEYEHNEQTIDILYQLMQRNRACDRDTQLLIQDLQQKAKEYASEGHRLAAVLRRLNLKPASLSQSGIMSLRTLANLAYLLRVRDASDSSFLLALQTLKDEIDRTQEAVIKEKQLLDQLTLKSKMHMLSALHSKNMALYLLRIPMLEQQSVEEKSQMEKRTKAASFLQTKAHEYGTHIAKLKENLKKVEADSSIFHENLVKKAQDLQKLQEQLKPMKQKLQNYHDLPPDISQAKVKVAELRQRVRELEAEMARRIDLMRL, encoded by the exons ATGgatataaatatgaaatatcGAGAG GTTCAGGGATGGCTAGACCAGCTGTTTGCAGGAAGCCGAGTGCCTGAATATGAGCATAATGAACAAACAATAGATATTCTGTACCAGCTTATGCAGAGAAATAGAGCATGTGACAGGGACACACAACTTCTTATTCAGGATTTACAACAGAAGGCCAAAGAATATGCATCAGAAG GCCACCGATTGGCAGCAGTTTTGAGAAGACTGAATCTGAAACCAGCCAGTCTGTCTCAGTCAGGTATAATGAGTTTGCGTACTCTGGCTAATCTGGCGTACCTGCTGAGGGTACGTGATGCAAGTGATTCTAG CTTCTTACTAGCACTACAAACATTGAAGGATGAAATAGACAGAACCCAGGAAGCtgttattaaagaaaagcaGCTTTTGGATCAGCTGACATTGAAGAGCAAGATGCACATGTTAAGTGCACTTCACTCCAAAA ATATGGCACTATATCTTCTT CGCATACCAATGCTAGAACAGCAGTCGGTAGAAGAGAAATCACAAATGGAAAAGCGCACTAAGGCTGCTAGTTTCCTCCAGACCAAGGCCCATGAGTATGGGACACATATTGCAAAGCTTAAG GAAAACCTTAAAAAGGTAGAAGCAGATTCATCAATCTTTCATGAGAACCTGGTCAAGAAGGCCCAG GATCTTCAAAAGCTTCAAGAGCAGCTAAAGCCAATGAAACAAAAGCTTCAGAATTATCATGACTTACCACCg GACATTTCACAAGCAAAGGTAAAAGTTGCAGAACTGAGACAGAGAGTG AGGGAACTGGAAGCGGAGATGGCTAGGAGGATAGACCTGATGAGACTCTGA